A window of uncultured Methanoregula sp. genomic DNA:
CCGCCGGCTCCACGGCTACCATAAAGATAATCCACGTCCCGAGCGGGCAGGTCATTTTCGATAAGGATGTGATCATCCAATGAAGGGCCCGGGCTATCGGGATGCAGCAGTATCCCCCGTTGTCGGGGTCATGCTGATGCTTGCGGTCACCGTCATGATCGCGGGAATTGTCAGCGCATTTGCAGGAGGAATGAGCGAAACCCCCGAAAAGACCCCTCAAAGCAATATCAAAGTCCGGGTCAACCTCAATGAGAATATAACCTATTTTGATCATGCAGGCGGAGACCCGTTCTCCCTGAATAATATCCAGGTTGTGCTCCAGTCCGGCGAGAACAAAACCTCCGTAAAAAAATCCGATATCGGGAAAACCTGCATCAATTTTACCCAGGTCGGAAGCAATGAGACAACGGTCAAAGCCGGGGATACATTCTCTATTGAAGCTTCCACCCCAGGGAATGCCCGTCATGAGAATTCCGGCCTCCGTTTCGGAAGAACCATCTTCCTGAAAAACCAGGAAGTCCTCTGGATGATAATCGATACCCGGACCAGCAAGACAATTGCCATGGGATCGCTGTACCTCTGAAACGTTCGGGCAGTCTGGCCACGGGCCCCGGTGGCCTGACAGTTTTGCCGATCCCCGTTCTCACAGGCTGCCTTGCCGCACTATCCTGGAATGAGAAGGGGGGCCCGGAAAATCCCCGCATTTCATACGGGTTATCGGTCATCCCTGGTCGCCAAAAGTGGCCCGTTCCGGCTTTACATGACAAACACGAACAGGGCCAGCGCCGCAACCAACAGCACGATGCTGTGCTTGAATCCCGAAAGGATGCTGTTGGAGCTGAACTGGCCGGCCATGATTCCCGAGAACGTGGCAAGAATGATCCCGATCCGGAACATCTCGTTCAGGTTGCCGGCGGAATCGAACGAGGTATTCATGTTCATTCCCTTGAAGCTGGCAAGGAACGGGACATTCAGTTGGTACGCGGTGTAAAGATAGATCCCGAACGAGAGGTAGATGATCATCACGTACACGATGGTCGTGTTCGCCCGCTCCGTCTTAAGCCGGAGGTAATGCTCCATATCGCTGATCGCAATGATGAATATGTGCCGGAGGTTGGTGGTGATCTCGCTTGCCCGCACAAGGAGGGAGATGGCCCGTTTGACTGAGACAAGGCCGATACGCGCCTCCATCCGCACAAGAGCGGTACCTACGTATGCCCCTGCCTCGATATCCCGGGATGCCACGGAGAGCTCAGAACTGAGCACTCCCAGTTTCGCGCTCGAGATCCGGTGGATGGCCTCCTGGAGGGTGATGCCGATATCCTTCATATCCGACAGTTCCCTGAGGAATTCCGGCAGGTGGGCCTCGATATTCCGGACGTACCAGCGCCTCCCCTCGTATGCAACGACAACCGGCGCCATGAACCCGATGATGAGGGTGCAGACAAACCCCTCAATTGCATTGTGGGGAAAAAGTGCTCCAAACCACCCGATAAACCACAAACATGCCATAAGGC
This region includes:
- a CDS encoding type IV pilin N-terminal domain-containing protein; its protein translation is MKGPGYRDAAVSPVVGVMLMLAVTVMIAGIVSAFAGGMSETPEKTPQSNIKVRVNLNENITYFDHAGGDPFSLNNIQVVLQSGENKTSVKKSDIGKTCINFTQVGSNETTVKAGDTFSIEASTPGNARHENSGLRFGRTIFLKNQEVLWMIIDTRTSKTIAMGSLYL